A DNA window from Trypanosoma brucei brucei TREU927 chromosome 11 chr11_scaffold01 genomic scaffold, whole genome shotgun sequence contains the following coding sequences:
- a CDS encoding nucleoporin, putative (Curated by J. Mottram.) encodes MSAGFGGGFGQPAATGFGQQPTGGFGQAPQGGAFGQVAPAATGFGQPSQSAVTGGFGQTNTGGFGQPAATGFGQPAQGAVTGGFGQTNTGGFGQPAATGFGQPAQSAVTGGFGQTNTGGFGQPAQGGFGQTAAAANAFGQAGPSGGFGQTNTGGFGQQSNSGFGQAGRGATAGFGQPGTGFGQPATGGFGQATSASPFGQAAAGRGVGGGFGTAAGTVGGFGQPAATGGFGQTATTGGFGQPAQGAAAGGFGQPATGGFGQATSASPFGQAAAGRGVGGGFGTAAGTVGGFGQPAAPGGFGQTATAGGFGQPARGAAAGGFGQPATGGFGQATSASPFGQAAAGRGVGGGFGTAAGTVGGFGQPAATGGFGQTATTGGFGQPAQGANTFGQGTPSAGGFGQAGRGVTGGFGQTGVTGGFGQTATTGGFGQPAQGAATGGFGQAGRGAADGFGRPAQGAAAGGFGQPATGGFGQATSASPFGQAAAGRGVGGGFGTAAGTVGGFGQPAAPGGFGQTATTGGFGQPGRGAAAGGFGQPATGGLGLAGGSGFGAAAGAGGFGQQSTASPWGGGATPAAPVDVSLLNLPEFADKPYGNVLLFAPEKPPKKPISVGHTPSPAAPFNPISVPRYQQRIPVGIPAPTVSANVKLQPTPFSTSALSSVELRELLNASKVNLGVSDDVQKIDSPKVSRVVAAGEKPPSHDAAVFAPVCSKEEYILDPPLATLQGLAVRQLQEVYGFSVYRRDGKCSVHFLEPVNLVRCDIAEIVELRPSGEVKLYPCVQNPPSIGQGLNVKARVTVNGVIGTTSNDLLIRCQKEGNRFESYDVNTGTWVYVMNVGDDGQNEYDDADREVDIVETDTQVQDGEQFPVANDIADGGVRAISQLDTCAQLKRSDPPSPPFLQQQQQVPVLHQNEAVSALSFSRYAPFDDQSLILPQRTQRVSVLRQAVHRPAADTTSGISDFELPYTLPSPKKTPLCERKGPLVVKEPYAKAHGPVYVVKREDSKMYEMNASVVSRGAMASLSRSFRCGWCTGGRLVAPMFAWVRDGTESRHSVDEVLGSRVVMSTVYFAHATSKHYLQSCAISVLRALCRHAHRVDASSDKEGFFPLLELGLCRDTGSTSLSTEKLREVIAAVDAVRFDGASAVGESTARQAKTILSLLDALYGLPDADEADKNAITERRYLTQLRRRNLNSWLKTELEYMDLWTDLDVDANPSQKLLRKLLCGKLREASSVAKALGSTELSRVVGICGEGNHFGSYVQTSDNSCIDEALGIRERVVSLLSGIVEPFVSQPQYAWAEDEKGGRTVAKVPLAATWKQLLGVFAFYGCTPDSSAEETIDCFLKRLRAPTSRRENSFPPYAERISADKLGTGRGRSFVSLGEWFPDAALSLLEGFAMGVAPAATALHPHSSSYCATDYLTPFIIIVSVRALKLQRTDTYDDAETKALLGFAAALECLSDAWFWALLPLHMIVDDKCRAVAVEQCLRRNAHRFQGGACRTNTDYVHLAELLKINARLLDVEMLLEKVPADAPVNAPSIRTHSSLQEALHRFSRGFTKR; translated from the coding sequence ATGAGCGCAGGATTCGGAGGTGGTTTTGGCCAACCGGCAGCAACGGGATTTGGTCAGCAGCCTACCGGTGGTTTTGGGCAAGCACCGCAGGGTGGGGCGTTTGGCCAGGTTGCTCCAGCGGCTACTGGTTTTGGTCAGCCCTCTCAGAGTGCTGTCACCGGAGGTTTCGGGCAGACAAATACTGGTGGTTTCGGACAACCTGCAGCAACTGGTTTCGGTCAACCTGCTCAGGGTGCTGTCACCGGAGGTTTCGGGCAGACAAATACTGGTGGTTTCGGACAACCTGCAGCAACTGGTTTCGGTCAACCTGCTCAGAGTGCTGTCACCGGAGGTTTCGGGCAGACAAATACTGGTGGTTTCGGTCAGCCTGCTCAGGGTGGGTTTGGCCAgacagcggcagcggctAACGCCTTTGGACAGGCGGGCCCCTCAGGTGGCTTCGGGCAGACAAATACTGGTGGATTCGGCCAGCAGTCCAACAGTGGGTTTGGTCAAGCTGGTCGGGGCGCGACAGCCGGATTTGGGCAGCCCGGAACTGGTTTTGGTCAACCAGCTACCGGAGGATTCGGTCAAGCAACTTCTGCCTCTCCATTTGGACAAGCAGCGGCAGGCCgcggtgttggtggtggttttgGTACTGCGGCTGGCACAGTTGGTGGTTTTGGGCAGCCTGCTGCGACGGGTGGTTTCGGTCAAACGGCAACTACAGGTGGATTCGGGCAGCCTGCTCAGGGAGCTGCAGCTGGTGGTTTTGGTCAACCAGCTACCGGAGGATTCGGTCAAGCAACTTCTGCCTCTCCATTTGGACAAGCAGCGGCAGGCCgcggtgttggtggtggttttgGTACTGCGGCTGGTACAGTTGGTGGTTTTGGGCAGCCTGCTGCGCCGGGTGGTTTCGGTCAAACGGCAACTGCAGGTGGATTCGGGCAGCCCGCTCGGGGAGCTGCAGCTGGTGGTTTTGGTCAACCAGCTACCGGAGGATTCGGTCAGGCAACTTCTGCCTCTCCATTTGGACAAGCAGCGGCAGGCCgcggtgttggtggtggttttgGTACTGCGGCTGGCACAGTTGGTGGTTTTGGGCAGCCTGCTGCGACGGGCGGTTTCGGTCAAACGGCAACTACAGGTGGATTCGGCCAGCCTGCTCAGGGAGCAAATACTTTCGGACAGGGGACTCCTTCGGCTGGTGGTTTTGGGCAGGCCGGTCGAGGCGTGACTGGAGGCTTCGGTCAAACTGGCGTGACCGGTGGTTTCGGGCAAACGGCAACTACAGGCGGATTTGGCCAACCTGCTCAGGGGGCTGCAACCGGTGGTTTTGGTCAAGCTGGTCGGGGCGCAGCGGACGGATTTGGTCGACCTGCTCAGGGAGCTGCAGCTGGTGGTTTTGGTCAACCAGCTACCGGAGGATTCGGTCAAGCAACTTCTGCCTCTCCATTTGGACAAGCAGCGGCAGGCCgcggtgttggtggtggttttgGTACTGCGGCTGGCACAGTTGGCGGTTTTGGGCAGCCTGCTGCGCCGGGTGGTTTCGGTCAAACGGCAACTACAGGTGGATTCGGCCAGCCCGGTCGGGGAGCTGCAGCTGGTGGTTTTGGTCAACCAGCTACCGGAGGTCTAGGGCTCGCGGGCGGAAGTGGTTTTGGCGCTGCTGCCGGCGCTGGTGGGTTTGGGCAGCAAAGCACTGCTTCCCCGTGGGGTGGTGGTGCCACCCCTGCGGCACCTGTCGATGTGTCTCTCCTGAACCTTCCGGAGTTTGCCGACAAGCCTTATGGCAACGTTTTACTCTTTGCGCCTGAGAAGCCACCAAAAAAACCAATTTCAGTTGGTCATACACCATCTCCAGCTGCCCCCTTCAACCCCATCTCGGTACCACGTTACCAACAAAGGATACCGGTGGGTATCCCAGCACCCACAGTGTCCGCTAACGTGAAGCTTCAACCTACGCCTTTTTCAACCTCAGCCTTATCCTCAGTGGAGCTTCGTGAATTGTTGAACGCTTCAAAAGTTAACTTGGGGGTATCCGATGATGTCCAAAAAATCGACTCACCGAAGGTCTCGCGGGTGGTGGCAGCTGGTGAGAAGCCGCCTTCACATGATGCGGCGGTCTTTGCGCCTGTGTGCTCAAAAGAGGAGTATATACTGGATCCACCTCTAGCCACACTACAGGGGCTTGCGGTTCGACAGTTGCAGGAGGTTTATGGTTTTAGTGTTTACCGCCGGGATGGTAAGTGCTCCGTTCACTTTCTTGAGCCTGTGAACCTTGTTCGATGTGATATCGCTGAGATCGTTGAGCTTCGTCCTAGTGGTGAAGTTAAGCTTTATCCATGTGTGCAAAACCCTCCCTCCATCGGCCAAGGTCTCAATGTGAAAGCTCGTGTAACCGTGAACGGTGTTATTGGGACGACAAGCAACGACCTTCTTATCCGCTGCCAGAAAGAAGGTAACAGATTTGAGTCTTACGATGTGAACACGGGGACGTGGGTTTACGTGATGAATGTTGGCGACGATGGTCAAAATGAATATGACGATGCTGACCGCGAAGTTGACATAGTCGAGACTGATACGCAGGTCCAAGATGGTGAGCAGTTTCCTGTTGCCAATGATATTGCTGACGGCGGGGTGCGTGCTATTTCCCAGCTGGACACATGTGCCCAATTGAAAAGGTCTGATCCACCGTCACCACCATTTctacaacagcagcagcaggtgcCCGTATTGCACCAAAATGAAGCGGTTTCAGCATTGTCGTTTTCACGGTATGCCCCATTTGACGATCAGTCTCTTATTCTTCCGCAACGCACGCAGAGGGTGTCTGTGCTGCGACAAGCTGTGCACCGCCCTGCTGCGGATACAACCTCGGGGATCTCCGACTTCGAACTGCCGTACACGCTTCCCAGCCCCAAGAAAACCCCTCTCTGTGAGCGGAAGGGCCCGTTGGTCGTGAAGGAACCCTACGCGAAGGCACACGGGCCTGTTTACGTTGTGAAGAGGGAGGACAGTAAGATGTACGAAATGAATGCAAGCGTGGTTTCGCGGGGCGCAATGGCAAGTCTGAGTCGGAGTTTCCGATGTGGGTGGTGCACCGGAGGGCGTCTGGTTGCCCCAATGTTCGCCTGGGTTCGTGACGGGACAGAGAGTAGGCATTCTGTGGATGAAGTTCTCGGCTCGCGAGTGGTTATGTCAACTGTTTACTTTGCCCATGCAACAAGTAAGCACTACTTGCAGAGTTGCGCCATATCAGTACTGCGCGCGCTGTGTCGGCACGCGCACAGGGTGGATGCCTCTTCGGACAAGGAAGGCTTTTTCCCGCTTCTGGAGCTAGGATTGTGCCGAGACACCGGCTCCACCTCCCTTTCGACCGAAAAGTTACGTGAGGTTATCGCTGCTGTCGATGCCGTTCGTTTCGACGGAGCTTCTGCAGTGGGGGAGTCCACGGCACGGCAAGCCAAAACAATTCTTTCTCTACTCGATGCCCTTTATGGATTGCCTGATGCCGACGAGGCAGACAAAAATGCCATTACTGAGAGGCGTTACCTCACTCAACTGCGGAGGCGGAACCTGAATTCGTGGTTGAAGACGGAGCTGGAATATATGGATTTGTGGACCGACCTGGACGTGGATGCGAACCCATCGCAAAAGTTACTTCGGAAGTTGCTGTGCGGCAAGCTACGGGAGGCCTCGTCTGTGGCGAAGGCATTGGGGAGCACAGAACTTTCACGCGTTGTAGGAATATGTGGAGAGGGGAACCATTTTGGGAGCTACGTGCAGACGTCCGACAATAGTTGCATAGACGAAGCACTTGGCATCCGGGAGCGTGTGGTGAGCCTCCTCTCTGGTATTGTTGAGCCTTTTGTCTCTCAGCCCCAGTACGCGTGGGCTGAGGACGAAAAGGGTGGCCGCACCGTTGCGAAGGTGCCATTGGCAGCAACATGGAAGCAGTTGCTGGGAGTATTTGCCTTCTACGGCTGCACACCTGACAGCTCCGCGGAGGAGACAATTGACTGTTTTCTCAAACGGCTTCGAGCACCAACCTCACGTCGTGAGAATTCCTTTCCTCCATACGCTGAACGTATCTCAGCTGACAAACTAGGAACAGGTCGCGGTCGGAGTTTCGTTTCCCTCGGGGAGTGGTTTCCTGATGCCGCGCTGAGCCTGTTGGAGGGTTTCGCGATGGGTGTGGCTCCCGCCGCCACTGCACTTCATCCACATTCATCAAGTTACTGTGCAACGGATTACTTGACACCATTCATAATTATAGTAAGTGTCCGTGCTTTGAAGTTACAGCGCACAGACACCTATGACGACGCtgaaacaaaagcacttCTGGGGTTTGCCGCAGCGCTGGAGTGTCTTAGTGATGCGTGGTTCTGGGCTTTACTGCCGCTCCATATGATAGTTGACGACAAGTGCCGGGCTGTGGCTGTTGAGCAGTGTTTGCGCCGTAACGCCCACCGGTTCCAGGGAGGGGCGTGCCGCACCAACACGGACTACGTACATTTGGCAGAGCTGTTGAAAATTAATGCTCGGCTGTTAGATGTGGAGATGCTGTTAGAGAAAGTCCCGGCAGATGCACCTGTGAATGCGCCAAGCATTCGCACTCACTCGTCTCTGCAGGAAGCGCTTCACCGTTTCAGTCGGGGGTTTACAAAGAGATGA
- a CDS encoding ATPase, putative: MIRVPSRWPCSSSPVALVQVNDDFVAICGVVSSDEELASWELDCSITLNRQVAERVTAQDFSPAGTHEVCFIGPSKQTKRRFVEVPVHPGGGGDTLRVLTPLSTYEAKTVLLEGPRVSTPGFMERLFASLVGRYVVVDCDVMTQEGLQFRVKDAELKRGYRGLALVGSTARVKLNQRSAKYFWPSDVLVGLEEQAQELRTVMQAMLQSPGRWLGVSLHDSSGCEALTVVRKCVADANGTLVWWSPSSVYGQGGDYCASRLIVLCIPDMDEVFPSSDSSLAGLTVRLLRGSIDSLLNSGSSEKPALVLVGITKNEIIGVANSLFAAKISFEFPDVDKRAVLLAHVRGGDRMDHMSEAHTLVGLSRSEVLDAARRQPRSRGPLNKVLRWSDIGGLDDVKDRLHRALILPQLEPGLFARFGLTPPRGILLYGPPGCAKTSLVKALCSEGCFSFIYLDFAGLISAYVGESERILRDAFHRAARQAPCIVFFDEVDAIGGKRAMNSRDGDQARLLSTLLTEMDGFSSSNGVCFVGATNTPHQIDAALLRPGRFDYLVYVPLPPLGDRRRVLSLVLGNTTADLDKLARVTEGFSGADLPALATSVLLELLDGTDEGSASECLNDSEALTQLLVSRAGEFHKTSYDVAALERFNRDCSSDSGAV; the protein is encoded by the coding sequence ATGATTAGGGTGCCCTCCCGCTGGCCATGCTCGTCATCACCCGTCGCCCTTGTGCAAGTTAATGACGACTTCGTGGCAATATGTGGCGTGGTTTCATCAGATGAAGAATTAGCATCGTGGGAGCTGGACTGTAGCATAACATTAAATCGTCAGGTAGCCGAGAGGGTCACTGCACAGGATTTCTCACCTGCGGGGACTCATGAGGTATGCTTCATCGGTCCTTCAAAGCAAACTAAAAGACGATTTGTGGAGGTTCCCGTCCATCCAGGTGGCGGGGGTGACACTCTTCGAGTATTGACGCCACTTAGCACGTATGAGGCCAAAACAGTTTTGCTTGAGGGCCCTCGAGTAAGTACACCTGGTTTTATGGAACGACTTTTTGCCTCGCTAGTTGGACGGTACGTAGTCGTTGATTGTGACGTCATGACACAAGAAGGATTACAGTTTCGCGTAAAAGACGCTGAGCTGAAGAGAGGGTATCGTGGCCTGGCGTTGGTGGGTTCAACAGCCCGTGTAAAACTGAATCAGAGGTCTGCTAAATATTTTTGGCCAAGCGATGTGCTCGTTGGATTGGAGGAGCAGGCACAGGAGCTAAGAACAGTGATGCAAGCCATGCTACAGTCCCCAGGGCGTTGGCTAGGTGTTTCTCTTCATGATTCGTCCGGCTGCGAGGCCCTGACAGTTGTTCGCAAGTGCGTAGCTGACGCAAACGGAACGCTGGTGTGGTGGTCCCCATCGTCTGTTTACGGTCAGGGAGGGGACTATTGTGCAAGTCGACTCATTGTGCTGTGTATACCTGACATGGATGAGGTCTTCCCATCTTCGGACAGTTCGTTGGCGGGTCTGACCGTGCGGCTGCTGCGAGGAAGCATCGACAGTTTGTTGAATAGCGGTTCTAGCGAGAAACCTGCCCTGGTGTTGGTCGGCATCACTAAGAATGAAATCATTGGAGTGGCAAACTCGCTCTTTGCCGCAAAGATATCGTTTGAATTTCCTGACGTCGACAAGCGGGCTGTCCTTCTGGCACATGTTCGCGGGGGCGATAGGATGGACCATATGAGTGAAGCGCACACGCTTGTTGGCCTTTCCCGCTCCGAAGTCCTGGACGCGGCGCGACGGCAACCCCGATCTCGTGGCCCTCTCAATAAAGTTTTGCGGTGGTCGGACATTGGCGGTCTCGACGATGTGAAGGATCGCTTACACCGCGCTTTGATCCTCCCTCAACTGGAGCCTGGGCTGTTTGCCCGTTTTGGTCTGACACCCCCTCGTGGGATACTTTTGTACGGTCCACCGGGATGCGCTAAAACGAGTTTAGTTAAAGCATTGTGCTCGGAGGGatgcttctcttttatttatcttGACTTCGCGGGGCTCATCAGCGCATATGTTGGAGAATCTGAACGGATATTGCGTGATGCGTTTCACCGGGCAGCTCGCCAGGCACCatgcattgttttttttgatgaGGTCGATGCTATTGGTGGAAAGCGCGCGATGAATTCCCGCGACGGTGATCAGGCACGGCTCCTTTCAACCCTCCTTACGGAGATGGACGGGTTTTCTTCATCTAACGGGGTATGTTTTGTCGGTGCCACTAATACACCACATCAGATTGATGCTGCCCTGCTTCGTCCCGGTAGGTTCGACTATCTCGTGTATGTTCCGCTTCCGCCCCTGGGAGACCGGCGCAGGGTTCTATCGCTTGTGCTTGGAAACACAACGGCGGATCTCGACAAACTTGCCCGCGTCACCGAGGGCTTCAGCGGGGCTGATCTCCCGGCGCTTGCAACGAGTGTCCTTCTGGAGTTGTTGGACGGCACCGATGAGGGTAGCGCTTCGGAGTGCCTAAATGACTCCGAGGCACTAACCCAACTTCTCGTCTCTCGAGCTGGGGAGTTCCACAAGACCTCATACGATGTTGCGGCGCTTGAGAGGTTTAACAGAGACTGCTCTTCCGACTCGGGAGCTGTATGA
- a CDS encoding ribokinase, putative, with protein sequence MSAAGVKSGNGCIADTPIVVVGACFVDYVAYVDHLPQVGESLRCRSFSKGFGGKGSNQAVCAGRLGASVSMVGAVGTDGDGADYIANFQRNGVQVSNVYRMENTSTGLAMIFVDSTTSHNEIVFSPNATGALTVDYLRKQSDNYNNFFGPKCRYIILQNEIPVETTLDVLKEAHTRGIYTVFNAAPAPSADEVAVVKPFLSYVSLFCVNEVEASMITGIDVKDTQSAILATEEMQKLGAHSVVTTLGGNGYVIGEKGKPPRHLPSITVKAVDSTGAGDCFVGAMVFYLSMGKSLEESCKRANMIAAISVQRPGTQSSYPTLDELPAEVKECKI encoded by the coding sequence ATGAGTGCTGCCGGCGTTAAGAGCGGGAACGGATGCATCGCAGACACTCCTATTGTCGTGGTTGGCGCTTGCTTTGTGGACTACGTCGCCTACGTTGATCACCTTCCACAGGTTGGGGAATCGCTCAGGTGTCGCAGTTTCAGCAAAGGTTTTGGTGGTAAAGGCTCTAACCAGGCCGTCTGCGCTGGACGTCTGGGAGCATCCGTTTCAATGGTGGGCGCTGTGGGAACTGATGGCGATGGTGCGGATTACATCGCGAACTTCCAAAGGAATGGCGTCCAGGTGTCGAATGTTTACCGAATGGAAAACACCTCAACGGGGCTCGCGATGATCTTTGTTGATTCCACTACGTCCCACAATGAAATAGTGTTTTCGCCCAACGCCACCGGTGCCCTTACAGTGGATTATCTCCGTAAGCAGTCCGATAACTACAACAATTTTTTCGGCCCCAAGTGTCGCTACATCATTTTACAGAACGAAATTCCAGTTGAAACAACGCTTGACGTGCTTAAGGAGGCCCATACACGCGGTATTTACACTGTCTTCAACGCTGCCCCCGCTCCTTCGGCGGACGAGGTGGCTGTTGTTAagccttttctttcatatgtGTCACTGTTTTGCGTGAATGAGGTGGAGGCATCGATGATCACTGGTATTGACGTGAAAGACACCCAGTCCGCCATCCTTGCTACGGAGGAAATGCAGAAGTTGGGTGCACACAGTGTTGTAACGACTCTCGGAGGAAACGGCTACGTTATTGGCGAGAAGGGCAAACCACCACGACACTTGCCCAGTATCACTGTGAAGGCTGTGGATTCCACTGGTGCTGGCGACTGCTTCGTTGGTGCCATGGTGTTTTATCTGTCGATGGGCAAATCCCTCGAGGAGTCCTGCAAGAGGGCGAATATGATTGCGGCAATCAGTGTTCAGCGGCCAGGCACCCAATCGTCCTATCCCACACTTGACGAGCTGCCTGCTGAGGTGAAGGAATGCAAAATATAG
- a CDS encoding chaperone protein DnaJ, translated as MRRFVSQQDGKATALWTNLPHARVSSAFFSSLTHESRVVQSVTCVRRVLAPPTPSIYPAFRNTFKSTKRWQGSTTSAGGDYYKLLGVKPDASQDEIKAAYKKLALEFHPDRNHDPGAEEMFKNISEAYNIIGNKTRRKEYDMQRRAETSNAGSARSSYHPGGAAYHSPPGYQHISKEEADKIFRDLFGGMRVDQIFRDFEEMQRGTRSGGRSGFPQEFGAADCSFRPSFRSESTRVYTDGLGNRMEERTFTDSHGNTYTVHTTTSEQPNASMNQRAEDYYSGHASNSGGGRFRMGNSSFRVTPRDAANDFGANYFGIRTHGRHPAVAMMILVAWSIVLGTLLFATLAFFVSHPFFTFAVLFLILLKRMRLF; from the coding sequence ATGCGCCGCTTTGTTTCCCAACAAGACGGAAAAGCTACGGCGCTATGGACTAATTTGCCGCATGCAAGGGTTTCTTccgctttcttttcatcgcTGACACACGAGTCTCGTGTCGTGCAATCCGTTACTTGCGTTAGGCGTGTGTTGGCACCTCCGACTCCCTCCATATATCCTGCATTTCGTAATACATTTAAGAGCACCAAACGATGGCAGGGAAGCACAACTTCAGCAGGTGGGGATTATTACAAACTGCTTGGCGTCAAGCCGGATGCGTCGCAAGATGAAATAAAAGCGGCCTATAAGAAATTGGCACTAGAGTTCCACCCAGACCGAAATCACGACCCTGGTGCAGAGGAGATGTTCAAGAACATTTCCGAAGCGTACAACATTATTGGGAATAAAACAAGGCGGAAGGAGTACGACATGCAACGTAGGGCAGAAACGTCTAATGCTGGTAGCGCGAGGAGCTCATACCATCCAGGAGGGGCCGCGTATCATAGCCCGCCGGGCTATCAACACATCTCAAAAGAGGAGGCAGACAAGATCTTCCGCGATTTGTTTGGTGGAATGCGCGTAGACCAGATATTCCGCGACTTTGAAGAAATGCAACGTGGGACTAGGAGCGGTGGTCGTTCCGGGTTCCCGCAAGAGTTCGGTGCCGCGGATTGTTCGTTTCGACCATCATTCAGGAGTGAGTCAACGCGAGTGTACACCGATGGGCTCGGTAACCGTATGGAGGAACGCACCTTTACGGATTCTCACGGTAACACATACACCGTTCATACAACAACTAGCGAGCAGCCGAACGCCAGCATGAACCAGCGGGCGGAGGATTATTACAGCGGACATGCAAGTAACAGTGGCGGTGGGCGATTTCGTATGGGAAACTCTTCCTTCAGGGTGACCCCACGAGATGCGGCAAATGATTTTGGAGCAAATTATTTCGGGATTAGAACTCACGGAAGGCATCCCGCCGTGGCGATGATGATACTTGTGGCGTGGTCCATAGTGCTCGGCACACTTCTCTTCGCGACGCTTGCGTTTTTTGTCTCGCACCCATTCTTTACTTTCGCGGTTCTGTTTTTAATACTTTTGAAGCGGATGCGCCTTTTTTGA